The following are encoded in a window of Armatimonadota bacterium genomic DNA:
- a CDS encoding DegT/DnrJ/EryC1/StrS family aminotransferase — MGVVTDVRTCASSQSVREDYLVFGSPRIEEDEINELVATLRSGWLGTGPKVARFEADFAQYTGSRNALALSSCTAGLHLSLLALGIGPDDEVITTPMTFAATANAIIHVGAKPVFADIELPSMNISPDDLEERITDRTKAVIPVHFAGRPCRMDRIMEIARRRGLAVIEDAAHAVEAWYHGRKVGTIGDLGCFSFYVTKNIVTGEGGMVTTDNDGYADTIKVYSLHGLSKDAWRRYSDEGFRHYRVIAPGYKYNMMDIQAAIGIHQLKRVGEYHCRRREIWTRYDEALSDLPMDLPAPQDPDTVHALHLYTPLLRLRELACTRD; from the coding sequence ATGGGTGTTGTCACCGACGTGCGAACCTGCGCCTCGTCTCAATCTGTCCGCGAGGACTATCTAGTCTTCGGTAGTCCGAGGATAGAAGAGGATGAGATCAACGAGTTGGTCGCCACACTGCGTAGCGGCTGGTTGGGGACTGGCCCCAAAGTCGCTCGGTTCGAGGCGGATTTCGCTCAGTACACTGGCAGCAGGAACGCTCTCGCCCTTAGCTCATGCACCGCCGGGCTACACCTCTCTCTGCTTGCGCTTGGCATCGGGCCTGACGACGAGGTGATCACTACGCCGATGACTTTTGCGGCCACCGCAAATGCGATCATTCACGTCGGCGCAAAGCCTGTTTTCGCGGATATTGAACTACCCTCAATGAACATCTCGCCTGATGATCTGGAGGAGAGGATCACTGATCGCACGAAGGCCGTTATCCCCGTTCACTTCGCTGGTCGGCCGTGCAGGATGGATCGAATCATGGAGATTGCCCGAAGGCGCGGGCTGGCGGTGATAGAGGACGCCGCTCATGCCGTTGAGGCCTGGTATCATGGTCGTAAGGTGGGCACAATCGGGGACCTGGGCTGTTTCAGTTTCTATGTTACGAAGAATATAGTGACTGGCGAGGGGGGGATGGTCACGACAGACAATGACGGCTATGCCGATACCATAAAGGTCTACAGCCTCCACGGTCTGAGTAAGGATGCCTGGCGGCGCTACTCGGACGAAGGCTTCAGGCACTATCGGGTGATTGCCCCCGGCTACAAGTACAATATGATGGATATTCAGGCGGCTATCGGGATTCATCAACTAAAGCGGGTCGGCGAGTACCACTGCCGAAGGCGTGAGATATGGACGCGATATGATGAGGCTCTATCTGACCTGCCGATGGACCTGCCTGCGCCACAGGACCCCGATACCGTGCATGCCCTGCATCTCTACACCCCGTTGCTGCGGCTTCGCGAGCTCGCCTGCACTCGTGACGA
- a CDS encoding polysaccharide biosynthesis/export family protein, producing the protein MQSTRNSGDRVYSGTISLDQWFPSGVARDSYRIAPGDALGIHVYGRSSLDYLNPNPSASAESGGTSEVIVSPDGDVYIRLAGRVAAAGKTTSELEDAIRKALSPYIREFDVTVTLGKARTVNVWITGEVENPGPRTFPAECSVSLAVLQAGIKPTGSTRRVTLIRGEDRVLVDLYWMMVTGKVGSDVALESGDIVHVPPVKEYVEIRGECTRPGRYEMLTSAGESRSFEAAHLLELSLGLSPAAALSRCSIERIGSDGRKSAVSVDLSLTPVSVKLQSGDVLVVPSIEAYQPIIRLIGEFKGDGVYQRAPGATEIDVENRGGIYPLKQGQSALDVISATGGVTPQADLKHARIERNQGDKTLEIALDLERLIVHHDLTADVELQSGDSLVLPAISDRIHVFGQVRRPGSYVYSPRRRLVDYLSDAGGPTDKAKLADVSVVRGGLESPQVLRLNAESAIRGYSDQGNPELQPGDIVYIREKFISGWRDGVQLIFTSISLANLLGL; encoded by the coding sequence ATGCAGTCAACTCGGAACTCCGGCGACAGAGTCTACTCGGGCACGATCAGCCTCGATCAATGGTTTCCGTCAGGTGTGGCCCGGGACAGCTATCGCATAGCTCCGGGCGACGCACTTGGAATCCATGTGTACGGAAGGTCCTCCCTGGACTACCTCAACCCCAACCCATCCGCATCCGCAGAATCCGGCGGTACTTCGGAAGTGATCGTTTCCCCTGACGGCGACGTCTACATCCGCCTTGCAGGCCGGGTCGCCGCTGCGGGGAAGACCACTAGCGAACTGGAGGACGCCATCCGGAAAGCGCTCTCGCCTTACATAAGGGAGTTTGATGTCACGGTAACCCTTGGGAAGGCTCGCACGGTGAACGTGTGGATCACCGGCGAGGTCGAGAACCCGGGGCCGCGTACGTTTCCGGCGGAATGCTCGGTGAGCCTCGCCGTTCTGCAGGCGGGGATTAAGCCGACGGGTTCGACCCGTCGTGTAACGCTGATTCGAGGTGAAGACAGAGTTCTCGTCGATCTCTACTGGATGATGGTGACGGGGAAGGTTGGCTCGGACGTTGCGCTTGAGAGTGGAGACATCGTTCATGTTCCTCCAGTGAAGGAGTACGTCGAGATCAGGGGAGAATGCACGCGGCCGGGCCGATATGAGATGCTCACTTCGGCCGGAGAGTCGAGAAGCTTTGAGGCAGCGCATCTTCTGGAACTATCGCTCGGATTGTCGCCGGCAGCGGCTCTCTCTCGTTGCTCGATTGAGCGTATAGGGAGTGATGGCCGAAAGTCGGCCGTCAGTGTTGATTTGAGCCTGACGCCAGTTAGTGTCAAGCTTCAGTCCGGCGATGTTCTGGTGGTCCCTTCCATTGAGGCGTACCAGCCTATCATACGGCTGATCGGCGAGTTCAAGGGTGACGGCGTCTATCAGCGCGCTCCGGGGGCTACTGAGATTGATGTCGAGAACAGGGGAGGCATCTACCCACTGAAACAGGGGCAGTCGGCGCTGGACGTGATCAGTGCTACGGGAGGAGTGACTCCGCAGGCCGACTTGAAGCACGCGCGAATAGAACGCAACCAGGGTGACAAGACGCTCGAGATAGCTCTGGATCTTGAGAGGCTGATCGTACACCATGATCTTACCGCAGATGTCGAACTGCAGAGCGGTGATTCGCTCGTGCTTCCCGCGATCTCGGACAGGATTCATGTATTCGGCCAGGTCAGGAGACCTGGCTCATACGTGTACAGCCCCCGGCGCAGGTTGGTGGACTACCTGAGTGACGCCGGTGGTCCGACGGACAAAGCCAAACTGGCAGATGTCAGCGTGGTAAGGGGTGGGCTTGAGTCGCCGCAGGTACTCAGGCTCAATGCTGAGAGCGCGATTCGCGGATATTCAGACCAGGGGAATCCCGAACTGCAGCCCGGCGATATCGTATACATTCGCGAGAAGTTCATAAGCGGGTGGCGCGACGGAGTTCAACTCATTTTCACCAGCATCAGCCTGGCGAATCTGTTGGGACTATAG
- the folP gene encoding dihydropteroate synthase — MTEKRETRHNVRIHTAVGTADLEALMTRVGVEWPGVVRMLPKAVSHVVEIRAVRTPAALILKEEMLSKGGDAAIHRDCITGRADLSDVVLMGSEKVIRQVTESLSAQPFSLKEIAREIGDATENFRRVTPLMPPEDLLTGAVGRLYRTMSQRTVVMGILNVTPDSFSDGGRYTANDAAVEHGLSMADDGADILDVGGESSRLGSEAVSADEEMSRVLPVIERLASEADALISVDTCKPEVARAALDSGAHIINDITGLRDSAMIRLVAESKCPTVVMHMKGTPGTMQNDAFYEDVVSEVMGHLRDRIMAAVEAGVPREILIVDPGIGIGFAKTGSHNLEILRKLGDFKSIGLPILVGTSRKRFIGDVLNCLPVGERMEGTAATVALSIAGGANIVRVHDVREMVRVARMSDAIVRLPVARSVDTPHSP; from the coding sequence TTGACTGAGAAGCGAGAGACCCGTCACAACGTGAGAATCCATACGGCCGTAGGGACTGCCGACCTCGAGGCGTTGATGACCAGGGTCGGTGTGGAATGGCCCGGTGTAGTCAGGATGCTTCCGAAGGCGGTCAGCCACGTCGTTGAGATTCGCGCAGTGCGAACTCCGGCGGCGCTGATCCTGAAAGAGGAGATGCTGTCCAAGGGCGGCGATGCTGCCATCCATAGAGACTGTATCACGGGCAGGGCAGACCTCTCGGATGTCGTGTTGATGGGGAGCGAGAAGGTCATCCGACAGGTCACTGAATCTCTCAGCGCGCAGCCGTTCTCACTGAAGGAGATTGCACGCGAGATAGGGGATGCGACCGAGAACTTCCGGCGAGTCACTCCTCTTATGCCGCCCGAGGACTTGCTGACCGGCGCGGTAGGACGGCTTTACCGGACGATGAGTCAGCGCACCGTCGTCATGGGCATTCTTAATGTCACGCCCGATTCGTTCTCCGACGGCGGCAGGTACACGGCGAATGATGCTGCCGTGGAGCATGGCCTGAGTATGGCGGACGACGGGGCGGACATTCTTGATGTCGGTGGTGAGTCGAGCCGCCTGGGGTCCGAGGCGGTCTCGGCCGACGAAGAGATGTCACGGGTGCTGCCGGTAATCGAAAGGCTTGCGTCGGAGGCGGACGCGCTGATCTCAGTAGATACCTGTAAGCCGGAGGTGGCGAGGGCCGCCTTGGATTCGGGGGCGCACATCATCAACGACATCACCGGCCTCCGCGACTCGGCCATGATCCGTTTGGTGGCCGAAAGCAAGTGTCCGACTGTCGTCATGCACATGAAAGGCACCCCGGGCACGATGCAGAATGACGCCTTCTATGAGGATGTCGTATCCGAAGTGATGGGGCATCTTCGGGATCGCATCATGGCGGCTGTCGAGGCCGGCGTACCGCGAGAGATCCTCATCGTTGACCCTGGGATTGGGATCGGGTTCGCCAAGACCGGGTCGCACAACCTCGAGATACTGCGCAAGCTCGGTGACTTCAAGTCCATCGGTCTGCCGATCCTGGTCGGGACGTCACGCAAGCGGTTCATCGGTGATGTTCTGAACTGTCTTCCCGTTGGCGAACGCATGGAAGGCACGGCTGCCACTGTCGCCCTCAGCATCGCGGGCGGCGCGAACATCGTGCGGGTTCACGACGTTCGCGAGATGGTCCGGGTGGCTCGGATGTCGGACGCGATCGTGCGACTCCCGGTCGCTCGCTCGGTTGACACCCCGCACTCCCCATGA
- a CDS encoding tetratricopeptide repeat protein, with amino-acid sequence MRQHGHKTNNGVASTRGYLTRARRLRKSGDLEGAVTALQKALRGADEKSLVYMELADLYRGERKFDLAIEVVREAIKLRQGDVQAREMLLEMLLEIGRFDEAIEESKTLLKLSPKSLSARDVLSIAYIQKDMVERALQVTNEMITLDPSSAANHFKKALLFQQKGDIGNAINEFSRVLEMEPDDEMAEGAQQAIEALDTLQIRHIVMLAVEDFIFRAKLIRDPESAAVERGFSLSYSGVNTLKQIQFDELSDVWSEWKQRFYH; translated from the coding sequence ATGAGACAGCATGGTCACAAGACAAATAACGGAGTAGCATCAACACGGGGTTATCTCACGCGGGCAAGAAGGCTGCGGAAGAGCGGTGATCTCGAGGGTGCGGTTACGGCTCTCCAGAAGGCGCTGCGCGGTGCGGATGAGAAGAGCCTTGTGTATATGGAACTTGCCGATCTCTACCGCGGAGAGCGTAAGTTCGATCTCGCGATAGAAGTGGTTCGAGAAGCGATCAAACTCCGCCAGGGCGATGTACAGGCGCGAGAGATGCTTCTCGAAATGCTCCTTGAGATCGGGCGCTTCGACGAGGCCATCGAGGAGAGCAAGACGCTACTCAAACTCAGCCCTAAGAGCCTCAGCGCGAGGGACGTGTTGAGCATCGCGTACATACAGAAGGATATGGTCGAGCGCGCCCTTCAGGTGACGAACGAGATGATCACGCTGGATCCGAGTTCCGCTGCCAACCATTTCAAGAAGGCCCTGCTGTTTCAGCAGAAGGGCGATATCGGAAACGCGATAAACGAGTTTTCACGCGTCCTGGAAATGGAGCCTGACGACGAGATGGCCGAAGGGGCGCAGCAGGCCATCGAGGCTTTGGACACTCTGCAGATCAGGCACATAGTCATGCTTGCCGTCGAGGATTTCATCTTCCGGGCAAAGCTCATCCGAGACCCGGAGTCGGCCGCGGTAGAGCGCGGCTTCTCGCTCAGCTACTCCGGGGTGAACACGCTGAAACAGATCCAGTTCGACGAACTCTCCGATGTATGGAGCGAGTGGAAGCAGAGATTCTACCATTGA
- a CDS encoding Gfo/Idh/MocA family oxidoreductase, translating to MKEGFGYGIIGCGVIAPWHARAVKNLPDANLVAVCDLELPKAEKLMGDFEAAHVYTDYTDLLARDDIDVISVCTPSGHHHEVAVAAARAGKHVLSEKPLDVTREHMDAMIAACRDANVKLACIFQRRTSRLWQLVKQAVDERRLGNLVLGSAYLKYFRSQEYYDSAGWRGTWALDGGGALMNQGVHLIDLFRWIMGPVDTVFAFADHLARRIEVEDTCVASMKFASGAFGTLEGTTSVTPGLNHRLEIHGENGSIRIDGENIVGWDVPGESKEEVAGRLSDNIGDAASDPTAIAGDGHQIQIADLLAAIREDRDPMVTGDEARKAVELILGIYESARSGRPVKP from the coding sequence GTGAAAGAGGGTTTCGGATATGGCATTATCGGTTGCGGAGTGATTGCGCCATGGCATGCGAGGGCCGTGAAGAACCTTCCGGACGCCAATCTGGTAGCTGTATGCGACCTGGAGTTGCCCAAGGCTGAGAAGCTGATGGGCGACTTCGAGGCGGCGCACGTCTACACCGACTACACGGACCTGTTGGCCAGGGATGACATTGACGTCATCTCGGTGTGTACGCCCAGCGGGCACCATCACGAGGTTGCTGTTGCCGCCGCGAGAGCTGGTAAGCACGTTCTCAGCGAGAAGCCTCTCGATGTGACCCGGGAGCACATGGACGCGATGATCGCCGCATGTCGCGACGCGAACGTGAAACTGGCATGCATCTTCCAGCGGCGAACGTCGCGCCTCTGGCAACTGGTCAAGCAGGCGGTGGACGAGCGGCGACTCGGAAACCTAGTGCTGGGTTCGGCATACCTCAAGTACTTCCGCAGCCAGGAGTACTACGACAGCGCTGGCTGGCGCGGGACGTGGGCTCTTGATGGCGGCGGCGCACTCATGAATCAGGGTGTCCACCTGATTGACCTGTTCAGATGGATCATGGGTCCTGTTGACACTGTTTTCGCCTTTGCGGATCACCTGGCTCGCAGGATCGAAGTGGAGGATACGTGCGTTGCATCCATGAAGTTCGCGAGCGGTGCATTTGGCACCTTGGAGGGCACCACCAGCGTGACTCCCGGGCTGAACCACCGACTGGAGATTCACGGCGAAAACGGATCCATCCGCATTGACGGCGAGAACATCGTAGGCTGGGACGTTCCGGGCGAGAGCAAGGAAGAAGTTGCGGGGCGGTTGAGCGACAATATCGGTGACGCAGCGTCGGATCCCACCGCCATCGCAGGTGATGGTCACCAGATTCAGATCGCTGACCTGCTTGCCGCAATCCGCGAGGATCGCGATCCGATGGTGACTGGAGACGAGGCCCGGAAGGCCGTTGAATTGATCCTCGGCATATACGAGTCGGCCAGATCCGGTCGGCCCGTCAAGCCGTAG
- the ftcD gene encoding glutamate formimidoyltransferase: MRRVIQCVPNFSEGRNLGTVEAIADSITSSDDALLIDYSSDVDHNRSVYTILGEPEAIRAAVLKAVSVALERIDLHRHAGQHPRIGAADVIPVVPLRGVSMAECIGLSHMIGDDLALMGVPVYYYEMSATRPNRCNLADVRRGGFERLCESRLEGDSVPDAGPCRVHATGGATAVGARRPLVAYNINLDDDDMDSGREIALHTRERESGLPGVKAMAVWLASRRVSQISMNLTEPDMTPLKRVYDWVSGLAAERGIGVLESQVVGALSRNALAGATRDELRLAGFRETQILEGWLD, encoded by the coding sequence ATGCGGCGAGTGATTCAGTGTGTGCCTAACTTCAGTGAGGGTCGGAATCTCGGTACGGTCGAGGCGATCGCCGATTCGATCACATCCTCGGACGACGCGCTTCTCATTGATTATTCTTCTGACGTAGACCACAACAGGTCGGTGTACACGATCCTTGGGGAGCCTGAGGCGATCAGAGCGGCGGTTCTGAAGGCGGTCAGCGTGGCGCTCGAGCGCATTGATCTTCACAGACACGCGGGTCAGCATCCTCGAATCGGTGCCGCGGACGTCATTCCCGTCGTTCCACTGCGCGGCGTGTCCATGGCCGAGTGCATCGGACTCTCGCACATGATCGGTGACGACCTGGCGCTGATGGGAGTCCCGGTATACTACTACGAGATGTCGGCTACGAGGCCGAACCGCTGCAATCTGGCGGACGTACGGCGCGGTGGCTTTGAGCGGCTCTGCGAGAGTCGCTTGGAAGGTGACAGCGTCCCAGATGCAGGTCCGTGCCGAGTCCATGCGACCGGTGGGGCGACTGCAGTGGGCGCTCGTCGGCCTCTGGTTGCCTACAATATCAACTTGGACGACGATGACATGGACTCTGGTCGGGAGATTGCTCTGCATACGCGGGAACGCGAGTCCGGGCTTCCTGGTGTCAAGGCGATGGCGGTTTGGCTGGCGAGCCGGCGAGTCTCCCAGATTTCGATGAATCTGACTGAGCCGGACATGACCCCGCTGAAGCGTGTCTATGACTGGGTGTCCGGCTTGGCGGCGGAGCGTGGCATAGGAGTCCTGGAGAGTCAGGTCGTCGGCGCGCTGTCGAGGAACGCTCTCGCAGGTGCGACAAGGGATGAACTCAGGCTGGCTGGCTTTAGGGAGACGCAGATTCTCGAAGGCTGGCTGGACTAG
- the ftsH gene encoding ATP-dependent zinc metalloprotease FtsH, producing the protein MGGESLNRFLKSFMVAGLVLFAVYLASQPMAHRNAPQDVSYATFYKLIGQDKVKSGTFFKDNHFEGVLMDGKKIRVTLSTSDQERSALEGTLRKHGVDFEYNKPMLSDGIQSLLLTFLPMIVLIAFFYMLILRQAQAGGNQAMSFGRSRAKRVSENVPKVTFDDVAGVDEAKQELEEVVEFLRNSKKFQALGAKIPKGVLLLGPPGSGKTLLARAIAGEAGVPFFHISGSDFVEMFVGVGASRVRDLFETAKANRPSLIFIDEIDAVGRQRGAGLGGGHDEREQTLNQLLVEMDGFDPNSGVILIAATNRPDVLDPALLRPGRFDRRITVDNPDARGREAILKVHIRGKPLEGDVNLESLARRTPGFSGADLANLVNEAALLAARLEKTAIAMSEFESAIDRVIAGPERKSRLISDKEKEMVAFHEVGHAIVSELLPLADPVHKVSILPRGMALGYTMQLPIADKYLTTRSELLDDISSLLGGRAAEKLVFSESTTGANSDLDRASEIARAMVCEFGMSEDIGPITLGKRHGNPFLGRDIMEDRNYSEDVAKAIDRELKKIIDESYARAEQILSDNREKMDEIVRVLLEKEILEREEFEALIYGTERAPADTGATTPPDAFVGDDAAASADSKDRPEGNTRLEPGVA; encoded by the coding sequence ATGGGAGGAGAGAGTTTGAACAGGTTTCTGAAGAGCTTCATGGTCGCGGGGCTGGTGCTGTTCGCAGTATACCTGGCCAGCCAACCGATGGCGCATCGAAACGCGCCTCAGGATGTCAGCTACGCGACGTTCTACAAGCTCATCGGACAGGATAAGGTCAAGTCCGGCACCTTCTTCAAGGACAATCACTTTGAAGGCGTTTTGATGGACGGCAAGAAGATCAGGGTCACCCTCTCCACCTCTGATCAGGAGCGGTCCGCGCTCGAGGGCACCCTTCGCAAGCACGGGGTTGACTTCGAGTACAATAAGCCGATGCTCTCGGACGGTATTCAGAGCCTCCTCCTGACCTTCCTTCCGATGATCGTGCTCATAGCGTTCTTCTACATGCTGATCTTGAGGCAGGCGCAGGCGGGCGGAAATCAGGCGATGTCGTTCGGCAGGAGTCGCGCCAAACGGGTTTCGGAGAATGTGCCGAAGGTCACTTTCGACGATGTTGCCGGCGTTGACGAGGCCAAGCAGGAACTTGAAGAGGTCGTGGAGTTTCTCCGCAACTCGAAGAAGTTTCAGGCCCTCGGCGCGAAGATTCCAAAGGGCGTCCTGCTTCTCGGTCCGCCGGGAAGCGGCAAGACTCTGCTTGCCCGGGCGATTGCCGGAGAAGCCGGCGTGCCGTTCTTCCACATCAGCGGCTCCGATTTCGTCGAGATGTTCGTGGGCGTTGGCGCATCGAGGGTTCGCGATCTATTCGAGACGGCAAAGGCCAACCGTCCGAGTCTCATCTTCATTGACGAGATTGATGCTGTCGGCCGGCAGAGAGGCGCCGGGCTCGGCGGGGGTCACGACGAGCGCGAGCAGACGCTGAACCAACTCCTCGTCGAGATGGACGGGTTCGACCCGAACTCCGGAGTCATCCTGATCGCGGCGACCAACAGGCCCGACGTCCTTGACCCCGCCCTGCTCAGGCCCGGTCGATTCGATCGCCGAATTACGGTTGACAACCCCGATGCCAGGGGTCGTGAAGCGATTTTGAAGGTGCATATCCGTGGGAAGCCGCTGGAAGGCGATGTGAACCTGGAGAGCCTTGCCAGGCGCACCCCAGGGTTTTCCGGGGCTGATCTTGCGAACCTTGTCAACGAGGCGGCGCTTCTGGCCGCGCGCCTGGAAAAGACCGCTATCGCCATGTCGGAGTTCGAGTCCGCGATTGATCGAGTGATCGCGGGCCCGGAGCGTAAGAGCAGGCTGATCAGCGACAAAGAGAAGGAGATGGTCGCTTTTCACGAGGTCGGTCATGCAATCGTCTCGGAGCTTCTCCCGCTGGCGGATCCGGTTCACAAGGTTTCTATTCTGCCGCGAGGAATGGCTCTCGGATACACGATGCAGCTTCCGATCGCGGACAAGTACTTGACGACTCGGAGCGAACTGCTGGATGACATCTCGAGCCTGCTCGGGGGACGGGCCGCGGAGAAACTCGTTTTCTCTGAGTCAACTACTGGCGCCAACAGCGACCTGGACCGGGCAAGCGAGATCGCGAGGGCTATGGTCTGCGAGTTCGGAATGAGCGAAGATATAGGCCCGATAACGTTGGGCAAGCGGCACGGCAACCCGTTCCTCGGGCGGGACATAATGGAAGATCGCAACTACAGCGAGGACGTGGCCAAGGCGATAGACCGCGAGCTCAAGAAGATCATAGACGAATCGTACGCTCGCGCCGAGCAGATTCTGTCCGACAACCGGGAGAAGATGGACGAGATTGTTCGGGTTCTTCTTGAGAAGGAGATTCTGGAACGCGAGGAGTTCGAAGCGCTGATCTACGGCACAGAGCGCGCCCCCGCGGATACCGGCGCCACTACTCCTCCGGATGCGTTCGTTGGCGACGATGCGGCTGCCAGCGCTGATTCAAAAGACAGGCCGGAGGGTAACACGCGGCTCGAACCCGGGGTAGCGTAG
- the tilS gene encoding tRNA lysidine(34) synthetase TilS, translating to MMLQRVLSTIREFSMIERGDSVLVAVSGGPDSVVLLHVLRTLRDELGITLHVAHLDHSLRGEASDEDAEYVHRLADEMCIPVTIEKTDVPQIQRTLRMSPEEAARLVRYEFLNRVADEVGATRIALGHTADDQVETVLMNILRGAGVDGLRGMPPVREKIMRPFINIRRSEIEEYLRANGLRPRTDETNLMPRFTRNRIRLELLPILRRDYNPAVDSAVIQLAELARSDVAYLNLLTRDALDRLTVAREAGMLSVDADGTGDLPDAVARRLVRMAAKDVSGDVRNIGVRHVDDLLDLVRSSGSFRYELPGGILVERSENTLTFFDRDSPGRSQINYAYALPVPGEVRVSQAEAIISSEARADPIDPLRRSDAMAAVFDLDSVAGALTVRNWRAGDRIRPLGMSGSKKLQDVFVDGRVPRCRRHRILVLADEARVLWVAGLVVSDEVKVKADTRRWLVVSVRPESCGEADCLI from the coding sequence ATGATGCTCCAACGAGTACTCAGCACCATTCGCGAGTTCTCGATGATCGAGCGAGGCGACTCAGTCCTCGTGGCCGTGTCCGGCGGGCCGGACTCGGTTGTTCTCCTGCACGTCCTCCGGACGCTCCGGGACGAACTCGGAATCACGCTCCATGTCGCCCACCTCGATCATTCGCTGCGTGGTGAGGCGTCCGATGAGGATGCAGAATACGTGCACCGTCTCGCCGACGAGATGTGCATTCCTGTCACGATCGAGAAGACCGACGTCCCCCAGATCCAGCGAACCCTTCGCATGTCGCCGGAGGAGGCCGCGCGCCTCGTCCGATACGAGTTCCTCAACCGAGTTGCCGACGAGGTCGGAGCGACACGGATCGCGCTAGGACATACCGCCGACGACCAGGTCGAGACGGTGCTGATGAACATCCTGCGCGGAGCAGGAGTTGATGGCCTCAGGGGCATGCCGCCGGTACGCGAGAAGATCATGCGTCCGTTCATCAACATTCGCCGCTCCGAGATCGAAGAATACCTCAGAGCGAACGGCCTCCGTCCGCGGACGGACGAGACGAACCTGATGCCTCGGTTCACGCGCAACCGCATCAGACTGGAACTGCTGCCGATCCTGCGTCGTGACTATAACCCGGCGGTTGACTCTGCAGTTATCCAGTTGGCTGAACTGGCACGCTCGGATGTGGCATATCTGAATCTGCTGACCCGCGATGCACTCGATCGGCTCACTGTCGCGCGGGAGGCAGGCATGTTGTCAGTGGATGCCGATGGAACTGGTGATCTGCCAGATGCCGTCGCGCGGCGGCTTGTCCGAATGGCCGCGAAAGACGTCAGCGGAGACGTCAGGAACATCGGGGTCAGGCATGTTGACGACCTGCTTGATCTCGTGAGGTCATCCGGCAGCTTCAGATACGAGTTGCCGGGCGGAATACTGGTGGAACGCTCGGAGAACACTCTGACGTTCTTCGATCGCGATTCCCCGGGCCGGTCCCAGATCAACTACGCCTATGCTCTGCCTGTGCCGGGGGAAGTCCGTGTTTCGCAAGCGGAGGCGATCATCTCGTCAGAGGCACGGGCCGACCCGATCGACCCTCTTCGGCGTTCCGACGCTATGGCAGCGGTATTCGATCTTGATTCGGTTGCAGGGGCATTGACGGTGAGAAACTGGCGAGCGGGCGATCGGATTCGTCCGCTCGGCATGTCAGGCTCGAAGAAGCTGCAGGATGTCTTTGTTGATGGCCGCGTCCCGCGCTGTAGGAGGCATCGAATCCTCGTGCTTGCCGACGAGGCAAGGGTATTGTGGGTGGCTGGACTGGTCGTGTCCGATGAGGTCAAAGTGAAGGCTGACACCCGTCGGTGGCTCGTGGTATCAGTTAGGCCCGAGAGTTGCGGGGAGGCCGATTGCCTGATATAA